The proteins below come from a single Balaenoptera acutorostrata chromosome 2, mBalAcu1.1, whole genome shotgun sequence genomic window:
- the LOC103005245 gene encoding LOW QUALITY PROTEIN: heterogeneous nuclear ribonucleoproteins A2/B1-like (The sequence of the model RefSeq protein was modified relative to this genomic sequence to represent the inferred CDS: substituted 1 base at 1 genomic stop codon), with protein sequence MKKTSTSVPLERSKKEKEQFCKLFIGGLSSETTEESLRNYYKQRGNLTDCVLIRDPASQKPGRFGFVTFSSMAEVDVAMAARPHSIDGKTVAPKRAVPREDCGQRGAFLTVKKLFVGGIEEDTEEHHLRDYFEKYGKIDAIEIITDRESGKKRGFGFVTFNDHDPVDKLVLQKDHSINGHHAEVRKALSRPKMQGVQSSRGGGGGNVSFGDPPGGGGNVGAGPGXGRKLGGRSDGHGRGHTFGDGYHGCGGGSAGGNLGVGPGYGGGRGGYSGRGSRYGDLDGGSGGGFDSYGGRNYGSRNYNDLGNYKQKPSKYDLLKTGKLSGSRNVGGSYGGGNYGPVGGGRRGRYAVTSQF encoded by the coding sequence ATGAAGAAAACTTCAACATCTGTTCCTTTGGAGAggagtaagaaagaaaaagaacaattctGTAAACTCTTTATTGGTGGCTTAAGCTCTGAAACCACGGAAGAAAGTCTGAGGAACTACTACAAGCAACGGGGAAACCTTACAGACTGTGTGTTAATAAGGGATCCTGCCAGTCAAAAACCAGGAAGATTTGGTTTTGTCACGTTTTCATCCATGGCTGAGGTGGATGTTGCCATGGCTGCCAGACCTCATTCCATTGATGGGAAAACGGTTGCGCCCAAACGTGCTGTCCCAAGAGAGGATTGTGGACAGCGGGGCGCTTTCTTGACTGTGAAGAAGCTGTTTGTTGGTGGAATTGAAGAAGATACTGAGGAGCATCATCTTAGAGATTACTTTGAGAAATATGGAAAAATCGATGCCATTGAGATAATTACCGATAGGGAGTCTGGAAAGAAAAGAGGCTTTGGATTTGTTACTTTTAATGACCATGATCCCGTGGATAAGCTTGTGTTGCAGAAAGACCATAGCATCAATGGTCATCATGCAGAAGTAAGAAAGGCCTTGTCTCGACCTAAAATGCAGGGAGTCCAAAGTTctagaggtggaggaggaggcaaCGTCAGTTTTGGAGACCCTCCTGGTGGCGGTGGAAATGTTGGAGCAGGACCAGGatgaggaaggaaacttggaggaaGATCTGATGGACATGGAAGAGGACATACATTTGGGGATGGCTATCATGGGTGTGGAGGAGGATCTGCAGGTGGCAATTTGGGGGTTGGCCCTGGTTatggaggaggacgaggaggataCAGTGGTAGAGGATCTCGATATGGCGACCTGGATGGGGGCTCCGGAGGTGGTTTTGACAGCTATGGAGGAAGAAATTATGGAAGTCGTAATTACAATGATTTGGGAAATTATAAGCAGAAACCTTCTAAGTACGATTTACTGAAAACTGGAAAACTGAGTGGTAGCAGGAACGTGGGAGGATCATACGGTGGAGGAAACTATGGTCCAGTAGGCGGTGGAAGACGTGGGCGTTATGCAGTGACCAGCCAATTCTGA